The following are encoded together in the Vigna unguiculata cultivar IT97K-499-35 chromosome 2, ASM411807v1, whole genome shotgun sequence genome:
- the LOC114169638 gene encoding uncharacterized protein LOC114169638: MILSRVFKGAAVKLERRPAEAPHSLADIVFTLAEAIRFFYAETLGKWHLLDLPRAILFSIMDKTKKSVPMECGERSDCVQLKDPELLKELYELKKCLTRTMLFSKKSFRAFLFAAGFSKEDVLLRKRIARLLKPAFTVIRDKESNCLFVFIRGTQSVRDTLTDAIGAPVSFSPFIYIDGELKQDMVSGYGHRGMVAAARWIKKHCTPILLDELRKNHDYQIKVVGHSLGGGTAALLTYMLREIKQFSSCTCVTFGPAASVSSELSEFGKPFIISVINDLDIVPTLSASSVHEFIYEGKVKHENILSAARGTITAIGSRLPFASSAKAISDRAVSLGSQVVKRHKQRTQSLLSWSQKRDNVDTLPSSKSDTLAEVSRSSERSYEEIIISESTTDEDDSNFSDEDDDNDEIDEEEQLLSAFQNIITSSASDEELLSQLEKLELQKQENIIPIKEEEVITKDIAEEETIEVNHTEEKGDVITKSDNNMDIHPLYPPGRILHIVPAPSSDNSDSDYDSDQKHLYLYETPKQLYGKLRVSRRMIFDHMTNKYLKMLQKLINQLEDQHSQNHG; the protein is encoded by the exons ATGATATTGTCGAGAGTTTTTAAGGGAGCCGCCGTGAAGCTCGAACGGAGACCAGCTGAAGCACCACACAGTTTGGCGGATATAGTGTTCACGTTAGCAGaagccataaggttcttttatGCAGAGACCTTGGGCAAATGGCATCTCTTGGATTTGCCAAGAGCCATTCTTTTTTCTATCATGGATAAG ACGAAGAAATCAGTTCCAATGGAATGTGGAGAAAGAAGTGACTGTGTTCAACTGAAAGACCCCGAACTGTTAAAGGAGTTGTATGAGCTCAAAAAATGCTTGACTCGCACCATGCTTTTCAGCAAGAAAAGCTTTCGTGCTTTTCTATTTGCTGCTGGATTTTCCAAGGAGGATGTCCTCCTACGGAAGAGAATAGCTAGG CTTCTGAAGCCTGCATTCACAGTTATACGTGATAAAGAATCAAATTGTTTGTTTGTGTTCATCCGTGGAACTCAAAGCGTAAGAGACACCCTTACAGATGCAATCGGTGCTCCAGTGTCCTTCAGTCCCTTCATTTACATAGATGGTGAGCTAAAACAGGACATGGTTTCAGGATATGGACACCGTGGTATGGTTGCTGCAGCTCGCTGGATCAAAAAGCACTGCACTCCTATACTTCTTGATGAACTTCGTAAAAACCATGATTACCAAATCAAG GTTGTTGGGCACTCGCTTGGTGGTGGTACTGCTGCACTGTTGACATATATGCTTAGAGAAATAAAGCAATTCTCTTCATGCACTTGTGTGACCTTTGGTCCAG CTGCTTCTGTGTCATCGGAGTTATCGGAATTTGGCAAACCCTTTATCATTTCCGTTATAAACGATTTAGACATAGTACCTACTTTGTCAGCATCTTCTGTTCATGAATTCATTTACGAG GGTAAGGTTAAGCATGAAAACATACTAAGTGCAGCACGTGGAACTATAACTGCTATTGGATCTCGCTTACCATTTGCATCTAGTGCTAAAGCCATTTCGGATCGTGCAGTATCCCTTGGCTCGCAG GTTGTGAAGAGGCATAAACAAAGAACTCAGTCATTGTTATCCTGGTCCCAGAAGCGTGACAATGTTGACACATTGCCAAGCTCTAAATCAGATACCTTGGCTGAGGTTTCTCGATCATCGGAGAGAAGTTATGAAGAGATAATAATCTCAGAGTCTACGACTGATGAGGATGATTCTAATTTCtctgatgaagatgatgacaacGATGAAATAGACGAAGAGGAACAACTTTTATCTGCTTTCCAGAACATCATTACTTCCAGTGCCTCTGACGAAGAATTGCTGAGTCAATTGGAGAAACTTGAGCTGCAGAAACAGGAAAATATTATCCCTATTAAGGAAGAAGAGGTCATAACCAAAGACATCGCTGAAGAAGAAACCATTGAGGTTAATCATACTGAAGAAAAAGGTGATGTGATTACCAAATCAGACAACAACATGGATATACATCCTCTTTATCCTCCAGGCAGGATCTTACATATTGTTCCTGCACCCTCTTCTGACAATTCTGATTCAGACTATGATTCTGATCAGAAACACCTCTACTTATATGAAACGCCTAAACAACTCTATGGAAAACTTAGGGTTTCAAGAAGGATGATATTTGATCATATGACAAATAAGTATCTAAAGATGTTGCAGAAACTGATCAATCAACTAGAGGACCAACATTCGCAAAACCATGGATGA
- the LOC114168618 gene encoding protein AE7: MVSGLINANPIIYEKKERRTRTAPTAIQDEYAVEPIDQQEIFDHIRDIKDPEHPYSLEELKVITEEAVEVDDQRNYVRITFTPTVEHCSMATIIGLCLRVKLMRSLPSRYKVDIRVAPGSHATEAAVNKQLNDKERVAAALENPNLLDMVDECLAPSYY; this comes from the exons ATGGTATCTGGGTTAATCAATGCGAATCCTATCATATATGAAAAGAAAGAGCGTCGAACTCGGACTGCTCCAACTGCTATCCAAGATGAGTATGCTGTTGAACCAATTGACCAACAAGAGATTTTTG ATCATATAAGAGATATAAAGGACCCTGAGCACCCATACTCCTTAGAAGAGCTTAAGGTGATCACGGAGGAAGCTGTTGAAGTTGATGACCAGCGAAATTATGTTAG GATTACATTTACTCCAACAGTGGAACATTGTAGTATGGCAACAATTATAGGTCTATGCTTACGTGTCAAGCTCATGAGAAGCTTGCCTTCACGATATAAG GTGGATATCAGAGTAGCACCTGGATCTCATGCAACTGAAGCTGCAG TTaacaaacaattaaatgataaagaACGCGTAGCAGCTGCACTGGAAAACCCAAACCTTCTGGATATGGTTGATGAATGCCTTGCTCCGTCTTACTACTGA